The following proteins are co-located in the Microplitis demolitor isolate Queensland-Clemson2020A chromosome 5, iyMicDemo2.1a, whole genome shotgun sequence genome:
- the LOC103573809 gene encoding uncharacterized protein LOC103573809 isoform X2, with protein sequence MDTNNSILTTFLLNNLEDTTIDVNRIMYNGSNENYTDFSINNDTTQSSVNDFQTSVMNQPKLNKTSRICTTSTSTTTEDPFDEFGPPDGVEYIFVPLGVIIFVIILSAVVLIIIFKNQKHLLANCNDIIEHGGEEGEDDWETELLDEGFSSRQRRQGYQSIDNEENSELFGH encoded by the exons ATGGATACTAACAATTCTATTCTAACAACATTTTTACTAAACAATCTTGAAGATACAACAATTGACGTCAATAGAATAATGTATAATGGTAGTAATGAAAACTATAcggatttttcaattaacaatGACACAACACAATCATCAGTGAATGATTTTCAAACATCCGTAATGAATCAACCTAAGCTAAACAAAACGTCGAGAATTTGTACAACATCAACTTCTACAACAACTGAAGATCCTTTTGATGAATTTGGACCACCCGATGGAgtagaatatatatttgtacctCTTGGAGTTATTATTTTCGTTATAATTCTGTCTGCTGTggtactaataataattttcaaaaatcagaaACATTTATTAGCTAATTGTAATGATATTATTGAACATGGAg GTGAAGAAGGTGAAGATGATTGGGAAACAGAATTACTGGACGAAGGATTCAGTAGTCGACAAAGAAga cAAGGATATCAGTCAATAGACAACGAAGAAAATTCTGAACTTTTTGGTCACTGA
- the LOC103573810 gene encoding DNA repair and recombination protein RAD54-like has translation MRRSSAPSQSGKRPLFADLENQSPINSVNISIKPNDNASVVVHREKRLKSSKFKQIVIPERKALDLNSHDVSTTKEVISDHEEKIRKMLNKPFKIPIPGYELSGRFLGAKFSGPRRALHDPYGPNALVVYSPPELSEHERLKIDESKQLVHVVVDPLLCNILRPHQREGVKFMYECVTGIRIENAYGCIMADEMGLGKTLQCITLLWTLLKQGPEAKPLIEKAIIVAPSSLVKNWYNEIFKWLGNRVRPLAIDGGSKSDIDSKLVGFMKTYGRRCVNPILIISYETFRLHSHVLHNDEVGLVLCDEGHRLKNSENLTYQSLMGLKAKRRVLLSGTPIQNDLLEYFSLVHFVNQGLLGTAQEFRKKFENPILRGQDAAATDSERAVAQERLNELVTVVNKCLIRRTSALLSKYLPIKYELVVCIKMTQLQTQLYKNFINSDSIKKSMQNHESEKKKGGGTLSALSAITLLKKLCNHPDLVYEKILANSDGFEGASKLLPPNYSTKEVSPELSGKLMVLDCLLASIKSTTSDKIVLVSNYTQTLDLFEKLSHKRKYRYVRLDGTMSIKKRSKVVDSFNNPDSGDFIFMLSSKAGGCGLNLIGANRLVMFDPDWNPANDDQAMARVWRDGQKKPCFVYRFLTTGTIEEKIFQRQAHKKALSSTVVDQEDDVCRHFTLNDLRDLFKLEENTVSDTHSKFKCKRCVAGVEVKGPPEQSDCNSDLADWRHAHNSRNLPDIPLRQCWSSGISFTFHHRSTEQVKDKKECEEKSEDTEMET, from the exons atg AGGCGATCATCAGCTCCCAGCCAATCTGGAAAGCGACCATTATTTGCTGATCTAGAAAATCAGTCACCAATCAATAGTGTCAATATATCCATAAAACCAAACGACAATGCTTCTGTGGTTGTACATAGagaaaaaagattaaaatcatcaaaatttaaacaaattgttATACCTGAGCGTAAAGCTTTAGACTTGAACTCTCACGATGTTTCAACTACTAAAGAAGTTATATCAGACCat gaagaaaaaattcgaaaaatgcTTAATAAACCGTTTAAAATTCCGATACCTGGTTACGAATTGTCTGGTCGATTTCTCGGAGCTAAATTTTCAGGTCCTCGTAGAGCTTTACATGATCCTTATGGACCAAATGCTTTGGTTGTTTATTCTCCACCGGAATTGTCCGAGCACGAAAGACTTAAAATTGATGA gAGTAAACAATTAGTACATGTAGTCGTTGATCCTCTtctttgtaatattttaagacCGCATCAAAGGGAAggtgttaaatttatgtaCGAGTGTGTCACAGGAATTAGAATTGAAAATGCTTATGGATGTATTATGGCTGATGAAATGGGTCTTGGAAAAACTCTTCAGTGTATAACACTGTTGTGGACTCTATTGAAGCAAGGTCCTGAAGCTAAACCCTTGATTGAAAAAGCAATTATCGTTGCACCCAGTTCATTGGTTAAAAATTggtataatgaaatttttaagtggCTAGGGAATCGTGTCCGACCTTTAGCTATTGATGGTGGAAGTAAAAGTGATATTGATTCAAAACTTGTTGGATTCATGAAAACTTATGGTAGACGATGTGTTAAtccaattttaataatcagtTATGAAACATTTCGTCTTCACTCACATGTTCTCCATAATGATGAAGTTGGACTTGTTCTCTGTGATGAAGGGcatcgtttaaaaaattcggaaaATCTAACTTATCAATCATTAATGGGTCTAAAAGCTAAACGACGTGTTTTACTCAGTGGAACACCTATACAAAATGatttacttgaatatttttcacttgtaCATTTTGTAAATCAAGGGCTGCTGGGTACTGCACaagaatttagaaaaaaattcgaaaatccAATTTTACGTGGACAAGATGCTGCTGCAACTGATTCAGAGAGAGCTGTTGCACAAGAGAGACTTAATGAATTAGTTACCgttgtaaataaatgtttgaTAAGAAGAACAAGTGCCTTACTATCTAAATACTTACCAATTAAATATGAACTTGTTGTGTGTATTAAAATGACACAGTTACAGACACagctttataaaaattttatcaacagtgattctattaaaaagtcaatgcaaa atcaTGAGAGTGAAAAAAAGAAAGGTGGTGGTACACTTTCAGCTCTATCAGcaattacattattaaaaaaactgtgCAATCATCCGGATCTtgtgtatgaaaaaattttagcaaatTCGGACGGGTTTGAAGGAGCTTCAAAGTTGCTTCCTCCTAATTACAGTACAAA agAAGTATCTCCTGAATTATCAGGGAAATTGATGGTACTAGATTGTCTCTTGGCTTCAATAAAATCCACGACATCTGATAAAATAGTATTGGTGTCAAATTATACACAAACGCTTGatctttttgaaaaactttcacataaaagaaaatatcgTTATGTCCGTCTTGACGGTACTATGTCAATAAAGAAACGATCAAAAGTTGTTGACAGCTTTAATAATCCTGACAGtggagattttatttttatgttaagtTCTAAAGCTGGAGGTTgtggtttgaatttaatcGGAGCCAATCGATTAGTCATGTTTGATCCAGATTGGAATCCTGCAAACGATGATCAAGCTATGGCACGAGTTTGGCGTGATGGCCAGAAAAAACCATGTTTTGTCTACCGCTTTTtaact acTGGAAcaatagaagaaaaaattttccaacgACAAGCTCACAAAAAAGCACTTAGTTCAACAGTTGTTGATCAAGAGGATGATGTTTGTCGACACTTTACACTTAACGATCTTCGGGATCTCTTTAAACTTGAAGAAAATACTGTTTCTGATACGCATTCAAAGTTCAAGTGTAAACGATGTGTAGCTGGCGTCGAAGTAAAAGGGCCACCAGAGCAATCCGATTGTAATTCTGATTTAGCAGACTGGAGACATGCTCATAATTCACGAAATCTTCCAGATATACCATTACGACAATGTTGGTCGAGTGGTATTTCATTTACATTTCATCATCGTTCTACAGAACaagtaaaagataaaaaagaatGTGAAGAAAAATCTGAAGACACAGAAATGGAAACATAA
- the LOC103573809 gene encoding uncharacterized protein C3orf18 homolog isoform X1, whose product MDTNNSILTTFLLNNLEDTTIDVNRIMYNGSNENYTDFSINNDTTQSSVNDFQTSVMNQPKLNKTSRICTTSTSTTTEDPFDEFGPPDGVEYIFVPLGVIIFVIILSAVVLIISRRRKLERLRHRLMPLYDFDPGEEGEDDWETELLDEGFSSRQRRQGYQSIDNEENSELFGH is encoded by the exons ATGGATACTAACAATTCTATTCTAACAACATTTTTACTAAACAATCTTGAAGATACAACAATTGACGTCAATAGAATAATGTATAATGGTAGTAATGAAAACTATAcggatttttcaattaacaatGACACAACACAATCATCAGTGAATGATTTTCAAACATCCGTAATGAATCAACCTAAGCTAAACAAAACGTCGAGAATTTGTACAACATCAACTTCTACAACAACTGAAGATCCTTTTGATGAATTTGGACCACCCGATGGAgtagaatatatatttgtacctCTTGGAGTTATTATTTTCGTTATAATTCTGTCTGCTGTg gtattaattatttcacgACGACGTAAATTGGAACGGTTACGGCATAGATTAATGCCTCTTTATGATTTTGATCCAGGTGAAGAAGGTGAAGATGATTGGGAAACAGAATTACTGGACGAAGGATTCAGTAGTCGACAAAGAAga cAAGGATATCAGTCAATAGACAACGAAGAAAATTCTGAACTTTTTGGTCACTGA